The following DNA comes from Anopheles coustani chromosome 2, idAnoCousDA_361_x.2, whole genome shotgun sequence.
TAGCTGCAACGCTTCGCTAACACGTGGATCCGATTCTGCCGGGTCGTTAATTTCGGCATCATCCAGTCCCTTTTCGTCCTGTCCATCCGCTTCGCTGGTGCCTCTACCACTGGCATGGACAATCAATTCCGATAAATGATTCGGTGCAAACTGCATGTGCCGAGCTAGACAATATTTTttcgtaaaaagaagtccgcACAGTTTGCAGAGATAAAGGTTTGTCTTGTTGTTACGTCTGGTTGACTTGTGCAATATAAGCCCACGCTCGAAATCGAACACAGCGTAGCAGATATCGCATTGAAGCTGATCGCTAATCCAACTCGATGCTATCGACATCGTATGCTCCTGCTGGGAATGTTGTTTCAAATCTCCCAGCGTGTCGAAGAACTTGCCACAACCACAGCACCGTTGACCAACGACCGTCAGTATGGAGTAATTTGTATACTCCGTAATATTCTGGATGAAGCGCTCTTCCGGCATCGGTATGCAGCGTATGTATTTCGGGCGGTTGATATTCTTCTCGGCTTGCAACCTATCCAGCTGCTCAATAACCAACGGCATGTCAAGCTCGATGAACATACCGGACCCAAACATTTCGATATCAGTATCCTGGAACTTTTTCCGCTGCTGCTCTTGGTGGCTTTCGTTCGTCTGTTGGTGAGTCTTTAAACTTTCCCTACAAAGGAACGACTCGTTGCAGATGGTACAGAAAAATAGTTCTTTACTCGTGAAAAAGCTCAGATGCTTAACCATTTCGCTCTCGACATGAAACTGACTTCCACACAGACAACACGTGAGATCATCCTGCAGGTTTTTATCAGACGCGTGAATGGCCCTCCCATGCTGCATCAGCTGTCCTCTGGTAGCGCACGTGTATGCACATCCACAGCAACGTTCCCCGCGAAGGCGAACAAACTTGAACGTCTCGAAGGTGCACTGGTCTATGATTTGAACATCCTGTACATTCAACTCCGCTTCATCTAGCTTACAGGAAAAGGTTTCATTCGATGTTATCTCATCGAACAGTGCCCGGCAGCGCATCATCTTCCGTTGATACGATTCGATTAGGCTATCGTTGGCCGGTGAGTTCAGGTTACTATACATATCTTCAATGATTTCTTCATAGTACTCTTCCTCATTGTCcaggttttcattttcctccgcGTCTGATTCGTCCGCCGATAACACGGAGATGCTTTCTCCACATTTCAGCAAATGGTTGAACATCTTTTGACGCAGATTGTAGAACCGATTGCACTGCAAACAGACGTATACCATGGTCGATTTGAACTCTTCTATATGTCGCTCCAAATGCTGATCGGTAGCGAACTTGTAGAAACAAATCGGACAGTAATCTCCACTGTCTGTGATATCAATTGCATGAACCGTTTCCGAGTGTTGCAAGAGTTCTTTTCGATTTTCCGCGACAAAGCTACATCCACAGCAACGTTCTCCGGTTACTTCCAGCAATCGGTACTGGTTGTGGAATTCATCCCGCTGTATAAACTGTGTACGAGGTTCTTCAAACTGACGCG
Coding sequences within:
- the LOC131266848 gene encoding zinc finger protein 845-like, producing MMKRSVKPRTNAVLEMPKTGELMRCCICCKQKAKDDLYDLAISVDMSDGKSSCTIAEMIETVASIKLKPVPQSVCEACWSYVNAAHIIRDKIRRSKYLQRYSENEHGNDTIDEIAANFEILAEDSSVKCPEEDYECEYLDEYLEPNKPNDHTYESRRDEEPGEKEEEVEDSANHKSIPSSRAILLDASIVKDETVLGDPCPSDLHITRQFEEPRTQFIQRDEFHNQYRLLEVTGERCCGCSFVAENRKELLQHSETVHAIDITDSGDYCPICFYKFATDQHLERHIEEFKSTMVYVCLQCNRFYNLRQKMFNHLLKCGESISVLSADESDAEENENLDNEEEYYEEIIEDMYSNLNSPANDSLIESYQRKMMRCRALFDEITSNETFSCKLDEAELNVQDVQIIDQCTFETFKFVRLRGERCCGCAYTCATRGQLMQHGRAIHASDKNLQDDLTCCLCGSQFHVESEMVKHLSFFTSKELFFCTICNESFLCRESLKTHQQTNESHQEQQRKKFQDTDIEMFGSGMFIELDMPLVIEQLDRLQAEKNINRPKYIRCIPMPEERFIQNITEYTNYSILTVVGQRCCGCGKFFDTLGDLKQHSQQEHTMSIASSWISDQLQCDICYAVFDFERGLILHKSTRRNNKTNLYLCKLCGLLFTKKYCLARHMQFAPNHLSELIVHASGRGTSEADGQDEKGLDDAEINDPAESDPRVSEALQLHKSVQQAGLEKVGHFVGYHCCFSKCTATFSNEEDLVEHSRDEHNGKRQENETERKSDKNICPSCCKSYQDLVKLAWHRFQRFVPRQYNCKHCDKTFDKYPNLKLHVDTEHSETPSNYVCSVCDKSFVLNSRLKAHMKLHTSQKDYGCDICGVKFRSNGLMKRHRRSVHSTERPFECKLCPKRFRVIEKFKIHQRVHTGEKPFECTYCQRTFSHFTDRKRHIMTAHTGERPFKCSYCTAAYIRNRELTLHMQKHKDIIQNQASVVKEECSYESG